The following are from one region of the Diceros bicornis minor isolate mBicDic1 unplaced genomic scaffold, mDicBic1.mat.cur scaffold_653_ctg1, whole genome shotgun sequence genome:
- the LOC131403287 gene encoding rhox homeobox family member 1-like, whose translation MGTGGDIVEEDRRSEAEQGAADEGEQGQVGAGARGPVDPEKEEGGGGWEPPQQEQQLQEPSHVAPEGLQPRDRQPGLPRHTFTGLRLKGLESVFQRTQYPDVFSARKELAFLLDVAEPRAQVSEPEHGDSAGPPV comes from the exons ATGGGAACAGGAGGAGACATCGTCGAGGAGGATCGAAGGTCCGAAGCTGAGCAGGGAGCAGCGGACGAAGGAGAACAAGGCCAGGTTGGCGCAGGAGCTCGGGGCCCCGTGGACCCGGAGAAGGAGGAAGGCGGCGGCGGCTGGGAGCCCccgcagcaggagcagcagcttcAGGAGCCCTCCCACGTGGCCCCCGAGGGTCTGCAGCCCCGCGACAGGCAGCCGGGCCTCCCCCGCCACACGTTCACCGGGTTGCGCCTGAAGGGGCTGGAGAGCGTTTTCCAGCGCACTCAATACCCCGACGTGTTCAGCGCGCG AAAGGAGCTCGCCTTCCTCCTGGATGTGGCTGAACCCAGAGCGCAGGTCAGTGAACCTGAACACGGCGATTCTGCAGGGCCGCCGGTCTAG